The following are from one region of the Zonotrichia albicollis isolate bZonAlb1 chromosome 15, bZonAlb1.hap1, whole genome shotgun sequence genome:
- the LOC141730913 gene encoding uncharacterized protein LOC141730913, whose protein sequence is MYLIFPIDASILSLSKEAAVPIWGHTEGCPAPGGVCAHRAWGSVCVCVCPSCLGLCVCVCPSCPGLCVCVCPSCLGLCVCVCPSCPGLCVCVCAHPAWGSVCVCAHRAWDSVCVCPFCFRLCVYVCPSCSGLCVCVPILPGAVCVCVCAHRAWGCVCVCPSCFTLCVCVCPSCVGLCVCVCPSCLGLCVCVPILRGALCVCVPTLLGALCVCVCAHPARVSVCVCPSCLGLCVCLLYSCVCVPILPGAECSSVCAHPAWSSVCACPAHPACVCVPILPVCVCLCELLLSVPAVPFSKLSREHAQSKTISDKFTPMH, encoded by the exons ATGTACTTAATATTTCCAATCGATGCCAGCATACTGAGCCTCTCTAAAGAAGCTGCAGTGCCAATCTGGGGACACACGGAGGGCTGTCCTGCTCCTGGAGGGGTGTGTGCCCATCGTGcttggggctctgtgtgtgtgtgtgtgtgcccatcgtGCTTgggactctgtgtgtgtgtgtgcccatcctgcccggggctgtgtgtgtgtgtgtgcccatcctgcttggggctctgtgtgtgtgtgtgcccatcctgcccggggctgtgtgtgtgtgtgtgtgcccatcctgcctggggctctgtgtgtgtgtgtgcccatcgtGCTTgggactctgtgtgtgtgtgcccattcTGCTTCAGactctgtgtgtatgtgtgccCATCCTGCtcggggctgtgtgtgtgtgtgcccatcctgcccggggctgtgtgtgtgtgtgtgtgtgcccatcgtgcttggggctgtgtgtgtgtgtgcccatcctgcttcacactctgtgtgtgtgtgtgtccatcCTGcgtggggctctgtgtgtgtgtgtgcccatcgtgcttggggctgtgtgtgtgtgtgcccatcctgcgtggggctctgtgtgtgtgtgtgcccaccctgcttggggctctgtgtgtgtgcgtgtgtgcccATCCTGCCcgg gtctctgtgtgtgtgtgcccatcgtGCTTGGGACTGTGTGTGTGCCTACTGTACTCCTGCGTGTGTGTGCCCATCCTGCCCGGGGCTGAGTGCTCATCTGTGTGTGCCCATcctgcctggagctctgtgtgtgcctgtcCCGCCCATCctgcttgtgtgtgtgtgcccatcctgcccgtgtgtgtgtgcctgtgtgaaCTGCTGCTTTCTGTGCCTGCTGTCCCTTTCAGCAAGCTGAGCCGTGAACATGCACAGAGCAAAACTATTTCAGATAAATTCACCCCAATGCACTGA
- the LRRTM2 gene encoding leucine-rich repeat transmembrane neuronal protein 2 isoform X1: MGLHFKWPLGARMLAALYAMSMVLKMLPALGMACPPKCRCEKLLFYCDSQGFHSVPNTTEKGSLGLSLRHNYITELERDQFASFSQLTWLHLDHNQIATVREDSFQGLYKLKELVLSSNKIFHLPNTTFSQLLNLQNLDLSFNQLSSLHPELFYGLRKLQTLHLRSNSLRTIPVRLFWDCRSLEFLDLSTNRLRSLARNGFAGLIKLRELHLEHNQLTKINFAHFLRLSSLHTLFLQWNKISNLTCGMEWTWGTLAKLDLTGNEIKAIDLTVFETMPNLKTLLMDNNKLTTLDSKILSSLTSLTTVGLSGNLWECSSKICALATWLSGFQGRWEHAILCHSPDHTQGEDILDAVYGFQLCWNLSTVVTPVATTPYTAPTTEYTKRISSSHFHVGDKEIPTTAGMVVTTEEQFPEPNNAIFTQRVITGTMALLFSFFFIIFIVFISRKCCPPTLRRIRQCSMIQNHRQLRSQTRLHMANMSDQGPYNEYEPTHEGPFIIINGYGQCKCQQLPYKECEV, translated from the exons ATGG GCTTACATTTCAAGTGGCCATTAGGGGCTCGTATGCTGGCAGCACTATATGCAATGAGTATGGTTTTAAAAATGCTGCCTGCCTTGGGCATGGCTTGTCCACCAAAATGTCGCTGTGAGAAGCTGCTCTTTTACTGTGACTCTCAGGGGTTTCACTCAGTGCCAAACACCACTGAAAAGGGCTCGCTAGGTTTGTCACTGAGGCACAATTATATTACTGAACTTGAAAGGGATCAATTTGCAAGCTTCAGTCAACTTACTTGGCTTCACTTAGATCATAATCAAATTGCAACAGTCAGAGAAGATTCTTTTCAAGGACTGTATAAACTTAAGGAATTAGTCTTAAGTTCCAACAAAATCTTTCATTTGCCAAACACAACTTTTAGCCAGCTGCTTAACCTGCAGAATTTGGACCTCTCTTTTAATCAGTTATCCTCTCTGCACCCCGAGCTCTTCTACGGCCTTCGCAAGCTACAGACCTTGCACTTGCGATCCAACTCCCTGCGGACCATCCCGGTCCGCCTGTTCTGGGACTGTCGTAGCCTGGAATTCCTGGATTTGAGCACAAATCGCTTGCGAAGTTTGGCTCGCAATGGATTTGCGGGATTAATCAAGCTGAGGGAGCTTCACCTAGAGCACAACCAGCTGACAAAGATTAATTTTGCTCACTTCCTCCGGCTGAGCAGCCTGCACACGCTCTTCTTGCAGTGGAACAAAATTAGCAACTTGACATGTGGGATGGAGTGGACCTGGGGCACCTTAGCAAAGCTCGATTTGACTGGAAACGAAATCAAAGCCATCGACCTCACCGTCTTTGAAACTATGCCTAACCTTAAAACCCTCCTCATGGATAACAACAAGCTCACCACTCTGGATTCCAAGATCCTGAGCTCACTGACATCCCTCACCACCGTGGGCCTCTCCGGCAATCTGTGGGAATGCAGCTCAAAGATCTGCGCCTTGGCCACATGGTTGAGTGGCTTCCAAGGTCGGTGGGAGCACGCCATCCTCTGCCACAGCCCCGACCACACCCAGGGAGAGGATATTCTGGATGCAGTGTATGGCTTTCAGCTTTGCTGGAATTTATCGACTGTGGTTACCCCTGTGGCTACGACACCGTACACAGCTCCAACTACCGAGTACACGAAAAGAATAAGCTCTTCTCATTTCCATGTGGGAGACAAAGAGATTCCAACTACAGCAGGCATGGTCGTTACCACCGAAGAACAGTTCCCCGAGCCAAACAATGCCATCTTCACTCAGAGGGTAATTACAGGAACAATGGctttattgttttctttcttttttatcatttttataGTGTTCATCTCCAGGAAGTGCTGCCCTCCCACACTAAGAAGAATTAGGCAGTGCTCAATGATTCAAAACCACAGGCAGCTCCGATCCCAAACGCGGCTGCATATGGCCAATATGTCAGACCAAGGACCCTATAACGAGTACGAACCCACCCACGAAGGACCCTTCATCATCATCAATGGCTACGGACAGTGCaagtgccagcagctgccctACAAAGAATGTGAAGTATAA
- the LRRTM2 gene encoding leucine-rich repeat transmembrane neuronal protein 2 isoform X3 produces the protein MHPPMYSKEWLFYGLRKLQTLHLRSNSLRTIPVRLFWDCRSLEFLDLSTNRLRSLARNGFAGLIKLRELHLEHNQLTKINFAHFLRLSSLHTLFLQWNKISNLTCGMEWTWGTLAKLDLTGNEIKAIDLTVFETMPNLKTLLMDNNKLTTLDSKILSSLTSLTTVGLSGNLWECSSKICALATWLSGFQGRWEHAILCHSPDHTQGEDILDAVYGFQLCWNLSTVVTPVATTPYTAPTTEYTKRISSSHFHVGDKEIPTTAGMVVTTEEQFPEPNNAIFTQRVITGTMALLFSFFFIIFIVFISRKCCPPTLRRIRQCSMIQNHRQLRSQTRLHMANMSDQGPYNEYEPTHEGPFIIINGYGQCKCQQLPYKECEV, from the exons ATGCACCCTCCAATGTACTCAAAAGAATGG CTCTTCTACGGCCTTCGCAAGCTACAGACCTTGCACTTGCGATCCAACTCCCTGCGGACCATCCCGGTCCGCCTGTTCTGGGACTGTCGTAGCCTGGAATTCCTGGATTTGAGCACAAATCGCTTGCGAAGTTTGGCTCGCAATGGATTTGCGGGATTAATCAAGCTGAGGGAGCTTCACCTAGAGCACAACCAGCTGACAAAGATTAATTTTGCTCACTTCCTCCGGCTGAGCAGCCTGCACACGCTCTTCTTGCAGTGGAACAAAATTAGCAACTTGACATGTGGGATGGAGTGGACCTGGGGCACCTTAGCAAAGCTCGATTTGACTGGAAACGAAATCAAAGCCATCGACCTCACCGTCTTTGAAACTATGCCTAACCTTAAAACCCTCCTCATGGATAACAACAAGCTCACCACTCTGGATTCCAAGATCCTGAGCTCACTGACATCCCTCACCACCGTGGGCCTCTCCGGCAATCTGTGGGAATGCAGCTCAAAGATCTGCGCCTTGGCCACATGGTTGAGTGGCTTCCAAGGTCGGTGGGAGCACGCCATCCTCTGCCACAGCCCCGACCACACCCAGGGAGAGGATATTCTGGATGCAGTGTATGGCTTTCAGCTTTGCTGGAATTTATCGACTGTGGTTACCCCTGTGGCTACGACACCGTACACAGCTCCAACTACCGAGTACACGAAAAGAATAAGCTCTTCTCATTTCCATGTGGGAGACAAAGAGATTCCAACTACAGCAGGCATGGTCGTTACCACCGAAGAACAGTTCCCCGAGCCAAACAATGCCATCTTCACTCAGAGGGTAATTACAGGAACAATGGctttattgttttctttcttttttatcatttttataGTGTTCATCTCCAGGAAGTGCTGCCCTCCCACACTAAGAAGAATTAGGCAGTGCTCAATGATTCAAAACCACAGGCAGCTCCGATCCCAAACGCGGCTGCATATGGCCAATATGTCAGACCAAGGACCCTATAACGAGTACGAACCCACCCACGAAGGACCCTTCATCATCATCAATGGCTACGGACAGTGCaagtgccagcagctgccctACAAAGAATGTGAAGTATAA
- the LRRTM2 gene encoding leucine-rich repeat transmembrane neuronal protein 2 isoform X2 gives MHPPMYSKEWLSSLHPELFYGLRKLQTLHLRSNSLRTIPVRLFWDCRSLEFLDLSTNRLRSLARNGFAGLIKLRELHLEHNQLTKINFAHFLRLSSLHTLFLQWNKISNLTCGMEWTWGTLAKLDLTGNEIKAIDLTVFETMPNLKTLLMDNNKLTTLDSKILSSLTSLTTVGLSGNLWECSSKICALATWLSGFQGRWEHAILCHSPDHTQGEDILDAVYGFQLCWNLSTVVTPVATTPYTAPTTEYTKRISSSHFHVGDKEIPTTAGMVVTTEEQFPEPNNAIFTQRVITGTMALLFSFFFIIFIVFISRKCCPPTLRRIRQCSMIQNHRQLRSQTRLHMANMSDQGPYNEYEPTHEGPFIIINGYGQCKCQQLPYKECEV, from the exons ATGCACCCTCCAATGTACTCAAAAGAATGG TTATCCTCTCTGCACCCCGAGCTCTTCTACGGCCTTCGCAAGCTACAGACCTTGCACTTGCGATCCAACTCCCTGCGGACCATCCCGGTCCGCCTGTTCTGGGACTGTCGTAGCCTGGAATTCCTGGATTTGAGCACAAATCGCTTGCGAAGTTTGGCTCGCAATGGATTTGCGGGATTAATCAAGCTGAGGGAGCTTCACCTAGAGCACAACCAGCTGACAAAGATTAATTTTGCTCACTTCCTCCGGCTGAGCAGCCTGCACACGCTCTTCTTGCAGTGGAACAAAATTAGCAACTTGACATGTGGGATGGAGTGGACCTGGGGCACCTTAGCAAAGCTCGATTTGACTGGAAACGAAATCAAAGCCATCGACCTCACCGTCTTTGAAACTATGCCTAACCTTAAAACCCTCCTCATGGATAACAACAAGCTCACCACTCTGGATTCCAAGATCCTGAGCTCACTGACATCCCTCACCACCGTGGGCCTCTCCGGCAATCTGTGGGAATGCAGCTCAAAGATCTGCGCCTTGGCCACATGGTTGAGTGGCTTCCAAGGTCGGTGGGAGCACGCCATCCTCTGCCACAGCCCCGACCACACCCAGGGAGAGGATATTCTGGATGCAGTGTATGGCTTTCAGCTTTGCTGGAATTTATCGACTGTGGTTACCCCTGTGGCTACGACACCGTACACAGCTCCAACTACCGAGTACACGAAAAGAATAAGCTCTTCTCATTTCCATGTGGGAGACAAAGAGATTCCAACTACAGCAGGCATGGTCGTTACCACCGAAGAACAGTTCCCCGAGCCAAACAATGCCATCTTCACTCAGAGGGTAATTACAGGAACAATGGctttattgttttctttcttttttatcatttttataGTGTTCATCTCCAGGAAGTGCTGCCCTCCCACACTAAGAAGAATTAGGCAGTGCTCAATGATTCAAAACCACAGGCAGCTCCGATCCCAAACGCGGCTGCATATGGCCAATATGTCAGACCAAGGACCCTATAACGAGTACGAACCCACCCACGAAGGACCCTTCATCATCATCAATGGCTACGGACAGTGCaagtgccagcagctgccctACAAAGAATGTGAAGTATAA